The Desulfonatronospira thiodismutans ASO3-1 region CTGCTGGGCACAGCCCACGTTTCCCAGCAGAGCGTTGATGATGTTCAGCAGGCTGTAGAGCAGATACGTCCGGACACCATCTGCGTTGAACTCTGTCCTTCCAGGTATCAGACCCTGGTGCACCCCGATGTATGGAAAAACACGGACATCTACCAGGTTATCAAGGAAAACAAGGCCCTTTTCCTGCTGGCCCAATTGGGACTCAGCGCTTTTTACCGCAAAATCGGCCAAAAGCTCGGGGTCAAGCCCGGCGCGGAAATGCTCGAAGGTGTAAGGCAGGCTGAACGCACCGGGGCGGATCTCGTACTGGCGGACAGGGATGTGAACATAACCCTGAAAAGGGTCTGGGGTTCTTTGTCCATGTGGGGCAAATTCAAGCTCTTGATGCAGCTTCTTGCGGGAATGGTCTTTCCCGGGGACATCAAAAAAGAAGACATTGAAAAACTCAAAAAAAAGGACCAGCTCCAGGTGGTCATGGATGAGTTTTCCAGATCCTTCCCCCAGATTCAGAAATCACTCATTGACGAACGTGATCAGTACCTGGCCCACAAGATCGCCGAAAGCCCCGGAAAAACCATCCTGGTGATAGTCGGTGCGGGGCATATTCCCGGCATAACCACCTACCTGGACCAGGATATCGACATCGGCCCACTGACTGAAATGCCCGGGAAGGCTGTCTGGCCGACCATCATCAAGTGGGGCATCCCCTTAGTCATTATCGGCCTGCTGGTGCTTGGTTTTGTGACCCAGGGGGCGCAGCATTCCGTGCAGTCCATATATATCTGGATCCTGGTCAACGGACTGTGCTCCGCCTTAGCTGTAAGCCTGGCCCTGGCTCATCCCTACACCATTATGGCCGCATTTGTGGCCGCACCCCTGACCAGCCTCAACCCCACCATGGCCGCCGGGTGGATAGCCGGCCTGGTGCAGGCCTGGGTCAAAAAGCCGCTGGTCTCGGACCTGGAACACCTGCCCAAGGCCTTTACTTCTATCAAGGCCTTCTGGATGAACCCGGTATGCCGGATCCTCCTGGTGGTGGTCCTGGCCAACCAGGGCAGCGTCCTGGGCACCTTTGTGGCCGGCACCTGGATCTTTACCAGGGTGTTTTAGTGGACAGAAGCGTTACCTGAGCATCTCCTTCAGGCCGTCCAGGACTTCCTGCAGGCTGTCCACAGCCTCGCGCAGGCCTTCGCGGAACTCGGGCAGGACCCTGTCTTCGCGGTCTTCGCGTACAGGCAGTTCCTCGTCGGTCTCCACCACCGGGGCCACTGCAGGCAATTCCCCCACCAAAGCGTCAATGGAGTCGTCCAGAATCTGGTGCATGACCACCTGCTCCGAATCAGCCAGGATTATCCTTCGAAGCTCCGGAAAATCCAGGGTATCGGGCTTCAAGAACACCGGTTCGGCATAAAGCAGGGAATCTCCTACAGGTATGACCAGCAGGATGCCCCTGGAGACCTCTGAACCCACCTGCCCCCAGAGGGTGAACTGCTCCGAAATGATGGCATCGTTGTCTATTCGGGCCTCCACCTGGTTCGGCCCGTCCACGTGTCTTCCAGATGGGAAGTTGTACAGCACCATTTCCCCCAGGTTTTCACCATCGCTTCTGGCGGCCAGCCAGCCCACCAGATTGTGCCTGTCCACAGGGGTAAAGGGCTGTATAAGCAGAAACTCTTCTTTTTCTTCCCCTGGAAGCCTGGCAACAATATAATATGGCTGCAAAACCTCGGTTTGTCCGAAAGAATGCTGGACCGGCACTGACCACTGATCCTCCTTGTTGTAAAAGACCACCGGATCCTGCATATGGTATTCCAGAAGTTTCTGACTCTGAACTGTAAACAGGTCCAGAGGATAGCGGACATGATCTCTCAAATACTCCGGCATTTCCTCCAGGGGCTTGAAAAGATCCGGAAAAACAGCATCATAGGTCCGCACCACTGGATCGTCCGGGTCTGATATGTAGTAATCCATGTGACCGTGATAGGCATCAGCCACAGTCTTGACGCTGTTGCGCATGTAGTTGAAAGCTCTCTGCCATGGGGCTGAGTAGGGATACCTGGAGGTAACGGTATAAGCATCCTGAATCCAGTAGACCTTGCCATCGGCCACAACGCTGTAGGCTTCACGGTCTCTTTGCAGGAAAGGAGTCAGCACGGAAAAACGCTCCGGAATGGTTCGCCGGTACTGGATAAGGCTTTCCCGGGTCACCTCGTTGGATATCAGGATATTGATATCGCTGAATTTCCAGGCATACATGAGCCGGCGGAAAAACGAATCCAGCTTTACCCCGCCTTCTCCCTCGTAATGGGTGTATACCGGGCCTTCAGGGCCGGGATAGTTGAACTCCTGCATGCGGCTGCGAACTATAAGGTAGTCCAGGCTCTTGAGTCCATAGTATATTTCAGGCCTGTCAAGGTTTACCTTGCCGGTGGGTGGTACATCCCGGATAAAAAACCCGGGACGCCCTCCGGACTCCACTTCAGTCACCGGGGTCATGGCCACGCCGTAGCCGTGGGTGAACTGCAGCCTGCGGTTGACCCAGCGCTGGGCTTCACTGGGCAGCTTGTCCGCGGACAGCTCCCTGGTGGCCAGCATGACCTGCCGCAGCTCGTCATCAACATTGTAGCGATCGGTGTGCACCTGCAGAAAATCATAGTAAAGCCGGAAAAACTGGATCTGGTTATAACTCTGCAGAAGCGGCCCCTCGTCCCACAGACGGACATTGCGCACCGTGCCTTCGTTGTCCTCTATGGTCTGACGATCCATTTCACCTCTGGCAGGATGGCGCTGGGAAGCAATATTGTCCAGACCATAGGCCTGTCTGGTAAAATTAATATTGTGCTCCAGGTAATCGCGTTCCCGGGCCAGTTCACTAGGTTCCACCATAAACCGCTGCACCAGTCCGGGAGCCAGATGCACCAGCACTATATTCAGGCCGAACCAGGCTGCCAGGGCCACAACCATGAGCTGCCTGCCCCGGTAGAAGGGTGCTGCAGCCAATACTCCGGCTGCAGCCAGGGCCACAAAAGTCATAATCGCCAGTCCCGGGCGCAGCACCTTGTCTTCGGTAAACCCTATGCCGTAGACTGCACCCATGGTTGAATTGAGCAGGTCATAGCGGCCCAGCCAGTGTCCCAGAGCCATGATCAGAAGAACTCCTGCTCCGAGAAGGGCCAGGTGGGTCCTGACCCTGCCGGTGAAGCTGAACTGTTCTCCGCGCAGAAGGCTGTTCAGGAAATAGTATGCCGCAACGATTATCAGCACAAATATCACTGCCACCAGCAGCCAGGAACGGACAAAGTCCAGCATGGGCATGGAAAAGACATAAAAGCCCAGGTCGTTGCCGAAAATGGGATCTGACTCTTCAAAGGGCACCTGATGCATAAACAAAAGCGCCTTTTCCCATTGCGAGGCAAAGGACCTGGCCAGGACAACCGCCCCCAGACCGGCTGCGCAGAAAGCCCCCCAGAAAACCAGGGTACGGGCTTTGTAATAAAGCTGCATGGGAACATTCTGGTTTATAAGGCGCAGGCTGGTGATATTTTTGTGGGCCAGGTAGATATTGGGCAGGGCCAGAGCCAGAAAAACCGCCGCCCCCAGAAAAAACATGCCCACGCTGGTATACAGAATTTTGAGAATTATCTGCTGATAACCCAGGCTGCTGAACCACAGCCAGTCGGTGTAAAAGGACTGGGCCCAGCCGATCCCGGACAGGACAAGAATAAAGGCCACCACAGCCAGACCCACTTTGGCCAGCTTGTAGATCCTGGAAAAATCCAGGTCTTCCAGCCTGAACTGTGGACCCTGCCACCTGGGATCATTGGGACCAAACATATTGGACATCTGATATACCTCTACGACATCTGTTAAAAAATTAAAAAATTATTGAGCACACCTTGTGTCTGCTCTTATCCCCTCTTCCCCCATGTTTACCCCGTGAAATATACGAAGTATCAGCGCAGCGAATTTCACCGGGGCCCTATGCCCCATGCTCCATGCCCTAACTCCGGCCAAACGGAAACTCCAAACTCCCCTGCTATTCCTGAATCCCTCAATACCTCAATCCCTGAATCCCTCAATTTCATGCCTCATGCTAAATCATAAAACTGTACTGATTACGTACATGCACGATTCTCTGTCCGACAGTAAAAGCGCATGCCAGCAGAAAAACGCTGATTCCGATCCAGAGCAGGGCCTCTGCCGTACCCGGCACAACCACCAGCAAAAAAGCCCAGACCAGCATATACACCACCCTGACAGACCTGGTCATGAGCCCTGTGTCGCAGTCCAGGCCTGCGGCTTCAGCCCCGGCCTTTATATAGCTTATGAGGTACATGCTCAGCAGAGCCAGGAAAAACAAAATGGTGGCTTCCAGTATCCAGCGTCCGTCCAGCCAGAAAAGCACCCAGAACCCCATGAGAAAAAAAGTGTCTCTGATGCGGTCCAGGGTTGAATCCAGAAATACCCCGAAGGAACTCTTTGGCCCGCTGTCCCTGGCCAGCAGGCCGTCGGCGCTGTCAGCTATGCCCGCCAGGGCTATGAGCAAAAGCCCCCAGAAAGCATGTGCTGAAAATCCCAAGGGTACCATAATGGCAAATACCAGCCCGGCAAAGGTAACCCTGTTGGGGGTGAAGCCTCTGTTTTTTATAAAAGGCAAGACAGCATTTTCCAGTCCTCGATAGTACAGCCTCCCAGGGCTGCTGTCTCTCAATGACATCCTGACAACCTCCTCTTGTGCAAACAGTTGAACGGGCAACCAACCTGTCCGGAAA contains the following coding sequences:
- a CDS encoding CDP-alcohol phosphatidyltransferase family protein, producing the protein MSLRDSSPGRLYYRGLENAVLPFIKNRGFTPNRVTFAGLVFAIMVPLGFSAHAFWGLLLIALAGIADSADGLLARDSGPKSSFGVFLDSTLDRIRDTFFLMGFWVLFWLDGRWILEATILFFLALLSMYLISYIKAGAEAAGLDCDTGLMTRSVRVVYMLVWAFLLVVVPGTAEALLWIGISVFLLACAFTVGQRIVHVRNQYSFMI
- a CDS encoding TraB/GumN family protein, giving the protein MSQQNPGNLENLQQIQAGEKTVYLLGTAHVSQQSVDDVQQAVEQIRPDTICVELCPSRYQTLVHPDVWKNTDIYQVIKENKALFLLAQLGLSAFYRKIGQKLGVKPGAEMLEGVRQAERTGADLVLADRDVNITLKRVWGSLSMWGKFKLLMQLLAGMVFPGDIKKEDIEKLKKKDQLQVVMDEFSRSFPQIQKSLIDERDQYLAHKIAESPGKTILVIVGAGHIPGITTYLDQDIDIGPLTEMPGKAVWPTIIKWGIPLVIIGLLVLGFVTQGAQHSVQSIYIWILVNGLCSALAVSLALAHPYTIMAAFVAAPLTSLNPTMAAGWIAGLVQAWVKKPLVSDLEHLPKAFTSIKAFWMNPVCRILLVVVLANQGSVLGTFVAGTWIFTRVF
- a CDS encoding UPF0182 family membrane protein; translation: MSNMFGPNDPRWQGPQFRLEDLDFSRIYKLAKVGLAVVAFILVLSGIGWAQSFYTDWLWFSSLGYQQIILKILYTSVGMFFLGAAVFLALALPNIYLAHKNITSLRLINQNVPMQLYYKARTLVFWGAFCAAGLGAVVLARSFASQWEKALLFMHQVPFEESDPIFGNDLGFYVFSMPMLDFVRSWLLVAVIFVLIIVAAYYFLNSLLRGEQFSFTGRVRTHLALLGAGVLLIMALGHWLGRYDLLNSTMGAVYGIGFTEDKVLRPGLAIMTFVALAAAGVLAAAPFYRGRQLMVVALAAWFGLNIVLVHLAPGLVQRFMVEPSELARERDYLEHNINFTRQAYGLDNIASQRHPARGEMDRQTIEDNEGTVRNVRLWDEGPLLQSYNQIQFFRLYYDFLQVHTDRYNVDDELRQVMLATRELSADKLPSEAQRWVNRRLQFTHGYGVAMTPVTEVESGGRPGFFIRDVPPTGKVNLDRPEIYYGLKSLDYLIVRSRMQEFNYPGPEGPVYTHYEGEGGVKLDSFFRRLMYAWKFSDINILISNEVTRESLIQYRRTIPERFSVLTPFLQRDREAYSVVADGKVYWIQDAYTVTSRYPYSAPWQRAFNYMRNSVKTVADAYHGHMDYYISDPDDPVVRTYDAVFPDLFKPLEEMPEYLRDHVRYPLDLFTVQSQKLLEYHMQDPVVFYNKEDQWSVPVQHSFGQTEVLQPYYIVARLPGEEKEEFLLIQPFTPVDRHNLVGWLAARSDGENLGEMVLYNFPSGRHVDGPNQVEARIDNDAIISEQFTLWGQVGSEVSRGILLVIPVGDSLLYAEPVFLKPDTLDFPELRRIILADSEQVVMHQILDDSIDALVGELPAVAPVVETDEELPVREDREDRVLPEFREGLREAVDSLQEVLDGLKEMLR